A genomic segment from Dechloromonas denitrificans encodes:
- a CDS encoding DUF3567 family protein → MNVIYSSAHFWILAYPAQQGFELFDKEALRTLYLQGPLAWHFRHAMEEIPEASRDEETIDAFLDHYCTGMARPIVFH, encoded by the coding sequence ATGAACGTCATTTACAGCAGTGCCCACTTCTGGATTCTGGCCTACCCGGCGCAACAGGGTTTTGAACTATTCGACAAGGAAGCGTTGCGAACCCTGTACTTGCAGGGACCATTGGCCTGGCACTTCAGGCATGCGATGGAAGAAATCCCTGAAGCATCGCGTGATGAAGAAACCATCGATGCCTTTCTCGATCATTACTGCACCGGCATGGCACGCCCCATCGTCTTCCACTGA
- a CDS encoding DUF3460 family protein: MGDVNTSYVSDHTKWMNEQLEKNPAWVEDQKAGRALWWDKKQDVDTSTRNAASKVPQKSYPYDVNFFGE; the protein is encoded by the coding sequence ATGGGTGACGTAAATACGAGCTACGTGTCTGATCACACGAAGTGGATGAACGAACAACTGGAAAAGAATCCGGCCTGGGTTGAAGATCAAAAGGCTGGGCGCGCCCTGTGGTGGGACAAAAAACAGGATGTCGATACCTCGACGCGCAATGCCGCTTCCAAGGTGCCGCAGAAGTCTTACCCGTACGATGTGAATTTTTTCGGCGAATAA